The following are encoded together in the Flavobacterium sp. TR2 genome:
- a CDS encoding glycosyltransferase family 2 protein, whose amino-acid sequence MQLSVVILNYNVRYFLELCLLSVQEAIATVDAEIIVVDNNSSDESVLMMNEKFPDIKLIENKENFGFPKGNNIGVRQAKGKYVCILNPDTVVAEDTFIKIMAFAERQNNLGIMGCKLIDGTGEFLPESKRGIPTPWVAFTKIFGLYKIFPQTRLFNQYYAQHLNENETGRVDILVGAFMFLERKLYEDLNGFDENCFMYADDIDLSYRALQMQKENFYFHETAVLHYKGESTVKDEKYMMRFQEAMNFFYQKHFKQSWFFSFFIQIGAFLFSSAKKFQGKPKENPLPESYFLYSENENFAKKLASILENKVAFLDFKGEKMVNSYLIFKGKTAEIILDNHYISFKKCIEIIETLKDKQVTFKIFPKNTGFIIGSNSRNDRGQIMKIE is encoded by the coding sequence ATGCAGTTATCGGTTGTTATTTTAAATTACAATGTGCGCTACTTCCTCGAACTATGCCTCTTAAGCGTGCAGGAAGCAATTGCGACAGTCGATGCAGAAATTATTGTGGTCGACAACAATTCATCTGACGAAAGTGTTTTGATGATGAATGAAAAATTTCCAGACATAAAACTCATTGAAAACAAAGAGAATTTTGGTTTTCCCAAAGGCAATAACATTGGCGTTCGTCAAGCGAAAGGGAAGTATGTTTGTATTTTGAATCCTGATACTGTTGTTGCAGAAGATACTTTTATAAAAATTATGGCTTTCGCCGAAAGGCAAAACAATCTCGGAATTATGGGCTGTAAACTAATTGACGGAACTGGAGAGTTTCTGCCAGAAAGCAAAAGAGGAATTCCAACGCCTTGGGTTGCCTTCACAAAAATATTCGGATTGTATAAAATTTTTCCCCAAACCAGACTTTTTAATCAATATTACGCCCAGCATTTAAACGAAAATGAAACAGGGAGAGTAGATATTCTCGTTGGCGCTTTTATGTTTTTAGAAAGAAAACTGTATGAAGATTTAAACGGTTTTGATGAAAACTGTTTCATGTATGCCGATGATATTGATTTGTCTTATCGCGCTTTGCAAATGCAAAAAGAGAATTTTTATTTTCATGAAACTGCCGTTCTGCATTATAAAGGAGAAAGTACGGTAAAAGATGAAAAATATATGATGCGTTTTCAGGAGGCAATGAATTTCTTTTATCAAAAGCATTTTAAACAATCTTGGTTCTTTAGTTTTTTTATTCAAATTGGCGCCTTTTTGTTTTCAAGTGCTAAAAAGTTTCAGGGAAAACCAAAAGAAAATCCATTGCCAGAAAGTTATTTTTTGTATTCCGAAAATGAGAATTTCGCTAAAAAACTGGCCTCGATTTTGGAAAATAAAGTTGCTTTTTTAGATTTCAAAGGAGAAAAAATGGTAAATTCGTACCTAATTTTCAAGGGTAAAACGGCAGAGATCATTTTGGATAATCACTATATTTCATTCAAAAAATGTATCGAAATCATAGAAACTCTTAAAGATAAGCAGGTTACTTTTAAAATTTTTCCCAAAAATACAGGTTTTATTATTGGAAGTAATTCAAGGAATGACAGAGGGCAAATCATGAAAATTGAGTAA
- a CDS encoding dihydrolipoamide acetyltransferase family protein has translation MARFELKLPKMGESVAEATITNWLKEVGDKIEADEAVLEIATDKVDSEVPSEVSGILVEQLFGKDDLVQVGQTIAIIETEGGETAAPEAVNAVPETAAPTEAVEIEKTIESVKETVASHDFSGSDKFFSPLVKNIAKEEGVSLNELENLAGSGKDGRVTKEDILKYVENRKSGSVQAPQAVEAAPKAVVETPKAEAPKAVEPVVQKSQQAVPVSVNGADEIVEMDRMRKLISGYMVASVQTSAHVQSFIEVDVTNIVKWRDKVKAAFEKREGEKLTFTPIMMEAVAKALKDFPGMNISVDGDYIIKKKNINLGMAAALPNGNLIVPVIKNADQLNLVGMAKAVNDLGNRAKAGKLKPDDTQGGTYTVTNVGTFGSVFGTPIINQPQVGILALGAIRKVPAVIETPEGDFIGIRQKMFLSHSYDHRVVDGALGGSFVKRVAEYLEAFDVDRDF, from the coding sequence ATGGCAAGATTTGAATTAAAGCTTCCTAAAATGGGAGAAAGTGTCGCTGAAGCAACCATTACAAACTGGTTGAAAGAAGTTGGAGACAAAATTGAGGCTGATGAAGCCGTACTCGAAATTGCAACCGATAAAGTTGACAGCGAAGTGCCTAGCGAAGTATCAGGAATTTTAGTTGAGCAATTGTTTGGTAAAGATGATTTAGTGCAAGTGGGGCAGACCATTGCCATTATTGAAACTGAAGGAGGAGAAACAGCGGCTCCAGAAGCTGTAAACGCAGTTCCAGAAACTGCCGCTCCTACAGAAGCTGTCGAAATCGAAAAAACAATCGAATCGGTTAAAGAAACTGTGGCTTCTCATGATTTTTCAGGATCAGATAAATTCTTTTCTCCTTTGGTGAAAAATATTGCAAAAGAAGAAGGGGTTTCTTTAAATGAGCTTGAAAATCTTGCAGGTTCTGGAAAAGACGGAAGAGTTACAAAAGAAGATATTCTGAAATACGTTGAAAATCGTAAATCAGGTTCTGTTCAGGCGCCTCAGGCAGTTGAAGCAGCTCCAAAAGCAGTTGTTGAGACTCCAAAAGCTGAAGCTCCAAAAGCAGTTGAGCCAGTTGTTCAAAAAAGCCAGCAAGCAGTTCCGGTTTCTGTAAACGGTGCTGATGAAATTGTTGAAATGGACAGAATGCGTAAACTGATTTCTGGTTACATGGTAGCTTCGGTTCAGACTTCGGCTCACGTACAGTCTTTTATCGAAGTAGATGTGACAAACATTGTGAAATGGAGAGACAAAGTAAAAGCTGCTTTTGAGAAACGAGAAGGCGAGAAATTGACTTTTACTCCAATTATGATGGAAGCTGTTGCAAAAGCTTTAAAAGATTTCCCTGGAATGAATATTTCTGTTGACGGAGATTACATCATTAAAAAGAAAAATATCAATTTAGGAATGGCGGCAGCATTGCCAAACGGAAATTTAATTGTTCCTGTAATTAAAAATGCAGATCAGTTAAACCTTGTTGGAATGGCAAAAGCGGTTAACGATTTAGGAAACCGTGCAAAAGCAGGAAAACTAAAACCAGATGATACGCAAGGCGGAACTTATACGGTGACAAACGTGGGTACTTTTGGAAGTGTTTTCGGAACGCCAATTATCAATCAGCCTCAAGTGGGAATTCTAGCGCTAGGAGCAATTCGTAAAGTTCCTGCAGTAATCGAAACTCCAGAAGGAGATTTCATCGGAATCCGTCAGAAAATGTTCTTGTCGCACTCTTATGATCATAGAGTTGTTGATGGAGCTTTAGGAGGAAGTTTCGTGAAAAGAGTAGCAGAATACTTGGAAGCTTTTGATGTAGATAGAGATTTCTAA